The following DNA comes from Bacillota bacterium.
CGAGCCTTTTTGTCAGAGAAGGCGTCAATCTTCCCTCTGTTTCAAACGCAAAGTTTGACAAAGCCGAATTGTATATTGCAAAAAGCAAAAATGATATAAAGAAATATTTCAACAGCGACCCTGCCGTGATCAGTGATTTTGTAAAGCTTAATCAAGAGGCTCACGCTAAAAAGGATGATTCCGGCACTTTATCTGCGAGCTTCAGCAGGTCAGGGACAGACTATGTTGTTCATCTTTACAGCAGTGAATTCCCCGAAATATATGTTTACGCCGGAACCATGTTCTACGCTGAAAACGGAGCAATGGGTATGCTCTGCCCCGACCTTTCAATCACCAAATTCGTTTTGATCCCTGTTCCGGACAATGTTACAAGTGATTTGACTTCTCTGCAAAACGGCACTCTTGTCGGGAAATGGACAAATTCAAGTTCTCAGCAATAAAATGCTTGCAATAATGAAAACATTTGTGTATAATATTAAAGCACGCTGCCGAGAAGACAGAAGTTCTGACCGACATATTCTTAAAATATGGCAGCATTGGTCAGACTAAAGACAATTTACAATCCACGCAAACTGTAATAAAATGCGGTTTGCGACATATGCGGGTGTGGCGGAATTGGCAGACGCGCTAGACTTAGGATCTAGTGGGCTCCCCGTGCAGGTTCAAGTCCTGTCACCCGCACCATGTCGAGTGTTCATAACGACACTGAACATTCCGTGAATAGGAGTAACCGAAAGGTTGCTCCTATTTTCGTCTATCCAGCTTTCCGTGTGATGTACTCAACCGCCACGCCCTGTCGAGTGTCCATGGTCACACTCTGCGGCAGCGCCATAACTTGCGGCATATCCAGAACGCCCACGAAGTTGTAGTAGATTTCAAGCTGTTGCGTCTTGTTTCTGCCGATGCCTTGCGCCTGATGAACGACAATCTTTTCAATCAACTCGTTCACAATGGTAGGGGTAAGTTCCTTAATTTCCGTGTATTTGCGCACTGTCCGCAAAAAGTTGGCCGCGCTACTCTTGTGCCGCTTTTCCGCGTCAATCTCCGCTTGCAGAGCGGAGATTTTCTTTTTGAGCGCAATCTGCTCGTCATCGTAGCGTTTGGTAATCATCATGAACCGCTCGTCCGAGAGCTTGCCGCTGGCGTTGTCCTCATATGTTTTGGTGAAAAGCGCGTCAAGCTCATGACAACGGCCATTTGCGTTTTCGCTTTTCATCCCCCTTCCCGCGCCTGTTTTCGTTGATTTTTTCAGTTGTCATGCGGTTTCCTCCTTTGTTCAGACATGAAAAAAGGGCCTGATTTTTCAATCAGACCCCCACAGGGAAATGTTTTCCCTCCCTTCGACTTCGGGCCAACTTGGCCCGAAGTGACCGTTACCATACAAAAACACCGCCTATAGTCTCACTAAGGCGGTGCTTTTGTCGTGCATAATTTAATATTGAAAATGTTCGCTATATCTAATGTAGTAGTCTACATGTTTACATTAGATATTGATTATACTTTAGCTATAGCATATCAAAGTGGAGGACAGTAGTGTGATTAAACTGAACGTACTAGAACTCTTAGCACAACAAGGAAACACAAAATATTGGCTTTATAAGCAGATGAATATGAGTTATCAAAATTTCGATCGAATGATCAATAATCAGACACGATCTATTCGTTATGAAAACATCGAGATTTTATGTCAACTATTGAAATGTACACCGAATGAATTATTTACTATTCAAACAGAACAAGGCACTATTAAAAACAATAGAGGTGAAAATACACATGGACATCAGAATACTGAATCCTGCTAGCCAACCTTCAGGTGAATTCCGGATACTTCAGTGGCTTGAGGACTGTTTTGCAAGTCAAAAGTATTCCCATTGTAAATTTGCTGTTGCTTTTGCCCATGCAATACCATTTTACAAACTTGGAATACAGATTTCAAATTGGAAATTGGCAGGTAAAACAATAGAAGCAATTTTTGGAATAGACTTGCATGGTACAAGTCGTCAAGCACTGGATTATGCACTTAGTACTTTTGACAGAACGTTTGTCGTTAACACCAGGGCTTCAACATTTCACCCCAAATTATACATATTTTACGGGGAATCCGAAGCCACGGTTTACTATGGTTCTAGTAATTTTACCGTTGGTGGATTAGAAACAAATTTTGAAGGCGGCATCATACTGCGCCTTGATTTGCCAGAAGATAAGTCGGTACTTGAACAAGCAGAAAATACATTCGCTGCCTTGTTGCCAGAAAAATTGTCATGCTCTGTTAAGTTAACACCCGAAATTCTTATTAAGTTGCAAAACAGCAAGGTATTATTAGATGAATCCTTACCTAAACGAGGAAAAGCGAATGAAGAAACAGTATGCAGAGCTCTAAAAAACGCGGGAGATAATGTTTTAGCAGATGTATTTGGAAGTTATAAGGTAAAGCCTGCTAAAACCATTCCCAAGGCTATGATGAATGCAAAAGATGAAACAAAAAAGGGTACAAAGGCACCCAACAAATCTCTAATTGCAAGAGCCCCAATTGTAAGTGGGCTTATCATGCAAATTGCACCACATAAAAACGGAGAAATACATTTAAGTAAAATTGCAGTTGACCAAAATCCGAACTTCTTTGGATTTCCTTTTTCCGGGAAAACCACGCCCAAAAAAGCATCAAATGCTGCATATCCTCAGAGAGTGCCTGATCCAGTTGTAAACATTGAAGTATATGATGATTCCGGAAAACTGGTTCATAGCGAATCGTTGTATAATCTTAATACTATTTACTACACGGCAAAATCAGAAATACGAATTACCATCACTCCAAGTATCTTATCAGGCCTTTCAATAGAATCAAGCGATGAATACCCGATTCTCGTGATGTCAGAATCCTTGGAAACCTCTTGCGATTATGATTTGACATTCTATGCACCTGGTAGCAAAGAATATATAACTTATGTAAGCATGTGTAATCAACAACTCCCATCTGGTGGTAAGTCTACACCAAGAAAGATGGGCTGGTTTTAATGGATGAAAGCCATTATTAATTACAGCAGTACTTCAATTATACTATTTTTTTAAAAATCAAAATATTGTTTTCTATAATAGAATTTCCAATGTGCTTGTAGTTCTCTCGTGTCACTGTAATTGGTATATCATAGACTAACTCCCATCCTAACGCTCTACCTGTTTCCCTTAGAATTTTAGTTGTAGAGATTATTACCAATCCTTCTCCTGTTGTTGTCTTAGTATCACCGATTACTATACAGATATAACCGTTTCGTTTTACTACCATATTTAGATTTGTAAAAACGCATGTCATGTCATTAAAGTACATGTATAGCAGTGCGGCCATATTTTTCCTTCTAAATCCAACTTCATTATTGCTATTTTCATTATGGACTTTTTGAATCAAAAGCCACGCACTTTCAGAAATAATGAAATTAAAATTTTGCTCTTCAATGAGTCTCTCATAATAGTCACGCGTACCTTTTTTAATCTCTCGCGTACCAGTCATTTCGGCCTCGATCGGAGTACGAAGAGAAGCCGTTAAGCCATCTAAAACCAATAAATTGAGACGATTGGTATCAATATAAGGAAGAGCTGTAGCATATGGGGGACTAGTAATTACAAGATCTACACTATTCGGTTTAATGGAATTAAACAAATCTTGGTTTTTAGAATTACCTTGCCAAGCTCGTGCTTCATAAAGTGTGCAAGGAGCCAAGTTGCGTATCCTTGCAAATTGCAAAACCCGCTCTTTCTGTGTTGCAATCCCTTGTAGCAACATGTCAAATACAGGCGCATCTTGGAGTGGAGTGGAACGCCGCCTAATACGAAGGTCGCTTGGCTCTTGTTGGGAAATATCTCTAATAATTGAGCTTAATATCACTCTAACGAATCGTTTAATTCTATCATCAGGAATATTCTCAACTTGCCGAACTATATAGCCCATTTTACTTACAACCGGAGCGGGAAACCAACTTTGAATTTCCGGGAGAGCCACAGACGA
Coding sequences within:
- a CDS encoding DUF4368 domain-containing protein, whose product is MKSENANGRCHELDALFTKTYEDNASGKLSDERFMMITKRYDDEQIALKKKISALQAEIDAEKRHKSSAANFLRTVRKYTEIKELTPTIVNELIEKIVVHQAQGIGRNKTQQLEIYYNFVGVLDMPQVMALPQSVTMDTRQGVAVEYITRKAG
- a CDS encoding helix-turn-helix transcriptional regulator → MSYQNFDRMINNQTRSIRYENIEILCQLLKCTPNELFTIQTEQGTIKNNRGENTHGHQNTESC
- a CDS encoding phospholipase D family protein → MNYLLFKQNKALLKTIEVKIHMDIRILNPASQPSGEFRILQWLEDCFASQKYSHCKFAVAFAHAIPFYKLGIQISNWKLAGKTIEAIFGIDLHGTSRQALDYALSTFDRTFVVNTRASTFHPKLYIFYGESEATVYYGSSNFTVGGLETNFEGGIILRLDLPEDKSVLEQAENTFAALLPEKLSCSVKLTPEILIKLQNSKVLLDESLPKRGKANEETVCRALKNAGDNVLADVFGSYKVKPAKTIPKAMMNAKDETKKGTKAPNKSLIARAPIVSGLIMQIAPHKNGEIHLSKIAVDQNPNFFGFPFSGKTTPKKASNAAYPQRVPDPVVNIEVYDDSGKLVHSESLYNLNTIYYTAKSEIRITITPSILSGLSIESSDEYPILVMSESLETSCDYDLTFYAPGSKEYITYVSMCNQQLPSGGKSTPRKMGWF